A single region of the Gossypium arboreum isolate Shixiya-1 chromosome 12, ASM2569848v2, whole genome shotgun sequence genome encodes:
- the LOC108479299 gene encoding uncharacterized protein LOC108479299 isoform X4 codes for MSRNLFFMRVWKCCRKLFSLGSLERRDAYRILSLYLSYFSCGGTFQNANMSDGAEEFDIRSEKDLWNEIKRGLVDEEGLVRKQSLHILKTLLCMDSGNQHHSDISEKKAQGKHSVPHGVTKRELWAYKEAKSLGVGKICNAVDSGMNSQQQWEAFVLLFEMLEEYGTHLVEAAWNHQITSLLQFSVSHDNFVSAISGSMHQTQSETWAEVFSWLSILWKRGFCHDNPQVRCMIMQSFLGIEWRNYGSCVKSVPESFIHGSLMEALNDPVHHSDFGVKGIYSSKTIEGATHFLHHYSSYLNARETVIFLSSLASLAKRKSFSRAGLMGLAECIAASAFGAYKYSNNKVKSYEFGTVDEVQLEYSLENFLHDNGTELLDFLRYVLESSKQHFNPNYRFRVCEKVVEAAASMVPASDVSLEILLHFISTLPREVTDYGGLLRVRVQDWLLQNHQVTRSGGIQMQLLESLNEFPERFIIHHCLFQNFDDEDLDVWEFEVRRWARVLFLVIKEEHQLAPLMMFIQQHGTNIRKQNNHSEWVPVKFLSLILGLIQEIQVMQRRKHGPKVQTKFEIQRLETEEQSSEAEASNIYNMFTDSLLLILEELVSFCNLSCSIFSSGSDIEDKVLPSSVRGKLGGPSQRRLSISLTTAVLQATISVKAVAYIYAWCAQHRTGILLNSAFTAVWKFFCNTITSPTCNSESEAEVRIAAYEALAPALKALVSVLAPQILVLFMENSKSLQPAIEGEPWLDTLVLSFLQNINNLLAVGFMVRTRRAVLLNWKWVILESLLSIPYYSFGSKLQQEDGSFFFSDAALINIFTDTVESLENAGEGSVLPILRSIRLALELFASRRLSLVVSRFTGVDSQMIWRLVHSSWILHSSCNKRRVAHIAALLSSVLHPSLFSDGDMHDADNEPGPLKWFVEKLLEEGTKSPRTIRLAALHLTGLLLSNPTTIKYYIKELKLLTLYGSVAFDEDFEAELSENDDARTEVTLLTKIQDSELTEAFINTELYARVCVANLFYKLADLTNRSGSSTGDKASQSALESGKLFLLELLDTVIHRRKIRAWQMICVLSQFVDDDIVEEVTQCLQIALYRNNLPSVRQYLETFAINIYMKFPSLVAEQLVPLLRDYDMRPQALSSYVFIAANVILHASKDIQLRHLDELLPPILPLLTSHHHSLRGFTQVLLHQVLCNFFPSLDSKSSEFIPLEKRCFEDLKLYLAKNSDCMRLRASMEGYLDAYNPKTCVTPAGIFVSRVEEIGFECVPTSLMEQVINFLNDVREDLRCSMAKDIVTIKNESLNMAAGSGSTEEVSSACEEKLELPKDAHLDFQKKITFSKHEKPDLGSSSLLCKGEVYKQLLEMEKEDDLLDQLWKSRSLAMERIRGNRQHIILVASLIDRIPNLAGLARTCEVFKTQGLAVADAKIVQDKQFQLISVTAEKWVPVIEVPVNSVKQFLEKKKREGFSILGLEQTANSVPLDQYIYPKKTVLVLGREKEGIPVDIIHVLDACIEIPQLGVVRSLNVHVSGAIALWEYTRQQRL; via the exons ATGTCCAG GAATCTTTTCTTTATGAGAGTGTGGAAGTGCTGTAGAAAATTGTTCTCTCTTGGATCATTAGAGAGGAGAGATGCATACAGGATACTTTCCCTATATTTGTCTTATTTCTCCTGTGGTGGAACTTTTCAAAATGCTAACATGAGTGATGGAGCGGAAGAGTTTGATATAAGAAGTGAAAAAGATCTTTGGAATGAAATCAAAAGAGGATTG GTTGATGAGGAAGGCCTAGTGAGGAAGCAGTCATTGCATATACTGAAGACACTGTTATGTATGGATAGTGGGAACCAACATCATTCTGATATTTCAGAGAAGAAAGCCCAAGGGAAACATTCAGTTCCTCATGGTGTGACAAAGAGAGAGCTCTGGGCTTATAAAGAAGCAAAGTCACTAGGGGTAGGGAAAATCTGCAACGCAGTTGATTCAGGCATGAATAGTCAGCAGCAGTGGGAGGCTTTCGTTCTCTTATTTGAAATGCTTGAAGAGTACGGTACTCACCTTGTAGAGGCTGCTTGGAATCATCAG ATAACTTCGTTGCTTCAATTTTCTGTCTCACATGATAACTTCGTGAGTGCTATTAGTGGAAGCATGCATCAAACTCAGTCAGAAACTTGGGCTGAAGTCTTTAGCTGGTTATCAATTTTGTGGAAGAGAGGGTTTTGTCATGATAATCCTCAAG TTAGGTGCATGATCATGCAGTCATTTTTGGGAATAGAATGGAGAAATTATGGAAGCTGTGTGAAGTCAGTACCTGAGAGTTTTATTCACGGTTCATTGATGGAAGCTTTGAATGATCCAGTTCACCACAGTGATTTTG GTGTTAAAGGGATTTACTCTTCAAAAACAATTGAGGGTGCTACTCATTTTTTGCATCACTATTCAAGCTACTTGAATGCAAG GGAAACAGTTATCTTTTTAAGCAGCTTAGCATCCCTTGCTAAAAGGAAATCTTTTAGTAGAGCCGGCTTGATGGGTCTTGCAGAATGTATTGCTGCATCTGCTTTTGGGGCTTATAAATACAGCAACAATAAAGTAAAATCTTATGAATTTGGTACTGTTGATGAGGTCCAACTGGAATATTCTTTGGAGAACTTTCTGCATGATAATGGGACAGAGTTGCTCGATTTTCTTAGATATGTTCTTGAGAGTAGCAAACAACATTTCAATCCTAATTACCGTTTTCGAG TCTGTGAAAAAGTAGTAGAGGCTGCTGCTTCTATGGTGCCAGCAAGTGATGTTTCTCTTGAGATACTTTTGCACTTCATTTCTACTTTGCCACGGGAAGTTACTGATTATGGTG GTTTGCTACGTGTAAGAGTACAAGACTGGCTTTTGCAAAATCATCAAGTTACTCGTTCTGGTGGTATCCAGATGCAGCTTTTGGAAAGTCTCAATGAATTTCCAGAACGGTTTATTATTCATCAttgtttatttcaaaattttgacgaTGAAGACTTGGATGTGTGGGAATTTGAAGTGAGAAGATGGGCAAGAGTACTATTTCTTGTAATCAAGGAAGAACATCAATTAGCACCTTTAATGATG TTTATACAACAACATGGAACAAATATTCGTAAACAAAATAACCATTCAGAGTGGGTACCTGTGAAATTTCTCTCCCTTATATTGGGCTTAATTCAAGAGATCCAGGTAATGCAGAGGAGAAAACATGGGCCCAAAGTTCAAACCAAATTTGAAATTCAGCGACTGGAGACAGAGGAGCAATCAAGTGAGGCAGAAGCTTCAAACATTTACAATATGTTCACTGATTCTTTACTTCTTATACTG GAGGAACTTGTATCCTTTTGCAACTTGTCTTGTTCCATATTCTCATCTGGTTCTGATATAGAGGACAAGGTTCTGCCTAGTTCTGTGAGAGGAAAACTTGGTGGTCCTAGTCAACGAAGATTATCAATTTCCTTGACAACTGCTGTGTTGCAAGCT aCAATCTCCGTTAAAGCTGTTGCATATATCTATGCCTGGTGTGCACAACACAGAACCGGTATTCTATTAAATTCTGCCTTCACTGCTGTGTGGAAATTCTTCTGTAATACTATCACATCTCCAACTTGCAACTCTGAG AGTGAAGCTGAAGTACGTATTGCTGCATATGAAGCGTTAGCTCCTGCGTTGAAAGCACTTGTCTCTGTATTGGCTCCTCaaattttggtcctttttatgGAAAATAGCAAGTCGTTACAACCTGCAATAGAAGGTGAACCTTGGTTAGATACCTTGGTTCTTTCTTTTCTTCAGAATATCAATAATCTTCTTGCTGTTGGGTTTATGGTGCGCACTAGGCGGGCAGTTTTGCTTAATTGGAAG TGGGTTATCTTGGAATCTCTACTCTCAATTCCTTATTATAGTTTTGGGAGTAAGCTTCAGCAAGAGGATGGTAGCTTTTTTTTCTCTGATGCTGCTCTCATAAACATTTTTACTGATACTGTTGAGAG CCTTGAGAATGCTGGGGAGGGTTCTGTTTTACCCATCTTGAGGTCCATCAGATTGGCCTTGGAGCTATTTGCTTCACGAAGGTTGTCTTTGGTTGTTTCCAGATTCACTGGTGTAGATTCTCAG ATGATTTGGCGTTTGGTTCATTCTTCTTGGATATTGCATTCTAGCTGCAACAAGCGGAGGGTTGCACATATTGCTGCACTGTTATCTTCTGTCTTGCATCCATCCTTGTTTAGTGATGGGGACATGCATGATGCTGATAATGAACCTGGGCCCCTGAAATGG TTTGTTGAAAAGCTTCTGGAGGAGGGCACAAAAAGTCCCCGGACTATCCGTCTTGCAGCTTTACATTTGACAGGGCTCTTGCTATCAAATCCAACAACCATAAAATACTACATAAAAGAACTGAAGCTGCTAACACTCTATGGCTCTG TTGCTTTTGATGAGGATTTTGAAGCCGAGTTATCTGAAAACGATGATGCAAGAACTGAAGTTACATTATTGACTAAAATCCAAGATTCTGAGTTGACCGAG GCATTTATAAACACAGAGTTGTATGCACGCGTGTGTGTTGCTAATCTCTTCTACAAGCTTGCTGACTTGACCAATAGGTCGGGATCATCTACCGGAGACAAAGCATCCCAGTCAGCCCTTGAATCAGGAAAATTGTTTCTGCTTGAGCTTTTGGATACTGTG ATCCATAGGCGAAAAATACGTGCTTGGCAAATGATATGTGTTTTGTCACaatttgttgatgatgatatAGTTGAAGAAGTCACACAGTGCTTGCAAATAGCTCTCTAT AGAAACAACTTACCTTCTGTTCGCCAGTATTTGGAAACATTTGCAATTAATATTTACATGAAGTTTCCCTCTTTG GTTGCAGAGCAATTGGTTCCCTTATTACGAGATTATGACATGAGGCCACAG GCACTTTCTTCCTATGTCTTCATAGCAGCTAATGTGATCCTCCATGCTTCTAAGGACATTCAACTCAGGCATTTGGATGAACTACTTCCTCCCATACTTCCGTTACTAACATCACATCATCATAGCTTACGTGGCTTTACTCAG GTTTTGTTACACCAAGTACTttgcaatttttttccatcactggATTCTAAAAGTTCTGAATTCATACCTTTGGAAAAAAGGTGCTTTGAGGATTTGAAATTGTACCTGGCAAAGAATTCTGATTGCATGCG CTTGCGAGCTTCAATGGAAGGCTATCTGGATGCTTATAATCCCAAAACCTGTGTTACTCCTGCTGGAATTTTTGTTAGTCGGGTAGAg GAAATCGGGTTTGAATGTGTTCCAACATCTCTCATGGAACAAGTGATCAACTTTCTGAAT GATGTGAGGGAAGACCTGAGATGTTCGATGGCGAAGGATATTGTCACAATCAAGAATGAGAGTCTAAATATGGCTGCAGGTTCTGGATCGACTGAAGAAGTATCTAGCGCTTGTGAAGAGAAATTGGAGTTGCCTAAAGATGCTCATTTGGACTTCCAGAAAAAGATTACTTTCTCTAAACATGAGAAGCCAGACTTGGGTTCCAGTTCCTTATTGTGCAAGGGAGAAGTGTACAAGCAACTTCTTG AAATGGAAAAGGAAGATGATCTTCTTGATCAGTTGTGGAAGTCTAGAAGCTTGGCTATGGAGAGGATAAGAGGAAATCGGCAGCATATTATCCTAGTAGCATCATTGATTGATCGCATACCCAACCTTGCTGGATTGGCACGTACCTGTGAG GTTTTTAAAACACAGGGGTTAGCTGTTGCAGATGCAAAAATAGTACAGGACAAACAGTTTCAACTCATCAG TGTGACAGCAGAGAAATGGGTTCCTGTTATAGAGGTCCCTGTAAATAGTGTGAAACAATTCTTGGAGAAAAAGAAGCGGGAAGGTTTTTCGATCTTGGGACTAGAGCAAACTGCAAACAGTGTACCTCTTGATCAGTATATCTATCCGAAAAAGACT GTGTTGGTTCTTGGGCGTGAAAAAGAGGGTATACCAGTGGATATAATCCATGTTTTGGATGCTTGCATCGAGATACCTCAGCTGGGAGTTGTTCGATCACTTAATGTACATGTGAGTGGAGCCATTGCTCTATGGGAGTATACTCGACAGCAACGATTGTGA
- the LOC108479299 gene encoding uncharacterized protein LOC108479299 isoform X3: MRVWKCCRKLFSLGSLERRDAYRILSLYLSYFSCGGTFQNANMSDGAEEFDIRSEKDLWNEIKRGLVDEEGLVRKQSLHILKTLLCMDSGNQHHSDISEKKAQGKHSVPHGVTKRELWAYKEAKSLGVGKICNAVDSGMNSQQQWEAFVLLFEMLEEYGTHLVEAAWNHQITSLLQFSVSHDNFVSAISGSMHQTQSETWAEVFSWLSILWKRGFCHDNPQVRCMIMQSFLGIEWRNYGSCVKSVPESFIHGSLMEALNDPVHHSDFGVKGIYSSKTIEGATHFLHHYSSYLNARETVIFLSSLASLAKRKSFSRAGLMGLAECIAASAFGAYKYSNNKVKSYEFGTVDEVQLEYSLENFLHDNGTELLDFLRYVLESSKQHFNPNYRFRVCEKVVEAAASMVPASDVSLEILLHFISTLPREVTDYGGLLRVRVQDWLLQNHQVTRSGGIQMQLLESLNEFPERFIIHHCLFQNFDDEDLDVWEFEVRRWARVLFLVIKEEHQLAPLMMFIQQHGTNIRKQNNHSEWVPVKFLSLILGLIQEIQVMQRRKHGPKVQTKFEIQRLETEEQSSEAEASNIYNMFTDSLLLILEELVSFCNLSCSIFSSGSDIEDKVLPSSVRGKLGGPSQRRLSISLTTAVLQATISVKAVAYIYAWCAQHRTGILLNSAFTAVWKFFCNTITSPTCNSESEAEVRIAAYEALAPALKALVSVLAPQILVLFMENSKSLQPAIEGEPWLDTLVLSFLQNINNLLAVGFMVRTRRAVLLNWKWVILESLLSIPYYSFGSKLQQEDGSFFFSDAALINIFTDTVESLENAGEGSVLPILRSIRLALELFASRRLSLVVSRFTGVDSQMIWRLVHSSWILHSSCNKRRVAHIAALLSSVLHPSLFSDGDMHDADNEPGPLKWFVEKLLEEGTKSPRTIRLAALHLTGLLLSNPTTIKYYIKELKLLTLYGSVAFDEDFEAELSENDDARTEVTLLTKIQDSELTEAFINTELYARVCVANLFYKLADLTNRSGSSTGDKASQSALESGKLFLLELLDTVLNDKELAKELYKKYSAIHRRKIRAWQMICVLSQFVDDDIVEEVTQCLQIALYRNNLPSVRQYLETFAINIYMKFPSLVAEQLVPLLRDYDMRPQALSSYVFIAANVILHASKDIQLRHLDELLPPILPLLTSHHHSLRGFTQVLLHQVLCNFFPSLDSKSSEFIPLEKRCFEDLKLYLAKNSDCMRLRASMEGYLDAYNPKTCVTPAGIFVSRVEEIGFECVPTSLMEQVINFLNDVREDLRCSMAKDIVTIKNESLNMAAGSGSTEEVSSACEEKLELPKDAHLDFQKKITFSKHEKPDLGSSSLLCKGEVYKQLLEMEKEDDLLDQLWKSRSLAMERIRGNRQHIILVASLIDRIPNLAGLARTCEVFKTQGLAVADAKIVQDKQFQLISVTAEKWVPVIEVPVNSVKQFLEKKKREGFSILGLEQTANSVPLDQYIYPKKTVLVLGREKEGIPVDIIHVLDACIEIPQLGVVRSLNVHVSGAIALWEYTRQQRL; the protein is encoded by the exons ATGAGAGTGTGGAAGTGCTGTAGAAAATTGTTCTCTCTTGGATCATTAGAGAGGAGAGATGCATACAGGATACTTTCCCTATATTTGTCTTATTTCTCCTGTGGTGGAACTTTTCAAAATGCTAACATGAGTGATGGAGCGGAAGAGTTTGATATAAGAAGTGAAAAAGATCTTTGGAATGAAATCAAAAGAGGATTG GTTGATGAGGAAGGCCTAGTGAGGAAGCAGTCATTGCATATACTGAAGACACTGTTATGTATGGATAGTGGGAACCAACATCATTCTGATATTTCAGAGAAGAAAGCCCAAGGGAAACATTCAGTTCCTCATGGTGTGACAAAGAGAGAGCTCTGGGCTTATAAAGAAGCAAAGTCACTAGGGGTAGGGAAAATCTGCAACGCAGTTGATTCAGGCATGAATAGTCAGCAGCAGTGGGAGGCTTTCGTTCTCTTATTTGAAATGCTTGAAGAGTACGGTACTCACCTTGTAGAGGCTGCTTGGAATCATCAG ATAACTTCGTTGCTTCAATTTTCTGTCTCACATGATAACTTCGTGAGTGCTATTAGTGGAAGCATGCATCAAACTCAGTCAGAAACTTGGGCTGAAGTCTTTAGCTGGTTATCAATTTTGTGGAAGAGAGGGTTTTGTCATGATAATCCTCAAG TTAGGTGCATGATCATGCAGTCATTTTTGGGAATAGAATGGAGAAATTATGGAAGCTGTGTGAAGTCAGTACCTGAGAGTTTTATTCACGGTTCATTGATGGAAGCTTTGAATGATCCAGTTCACCACAGTGATTTTG GTGTTAAAGGGATTTACTCTTCAAAAACAATTGAGGGTGCTACTCATTTTTTGCATCACTATTCAAGCTACTTGAATGCAAG GGAAACAGTTATCTTTTTAAGCAGCTTAGCATCCCTTGCTAAAAGGAAATCTTTTAGTAGAGCCGGCTTGATGGGTCTTGCAGAATGTATTGCTGCATCTGCTTTTGGGGCTTATAAATACAGCAACAATAAAGTAAAATCTTATGAATTTGGTACTGTTGATGAGGTCCAACTGGAATATTCTTTGGAGAACTTTCTGCATGATAATGGGACAGAGTTGCTCGATTTTCTTAGATATGTTCTTGAGAGTAGCAAACAACATTTCAATCCTAATTACCGTTTTCGAG TCTGTGAAAAAGTAGTAGAGGCTGCTGCTTCTATGGTGCCAGCAAGTGATGTTTCTCTTGAGATACTTTTGCACTTCATTTCTACTTTGCCACGGGAAGTTACTGATTATGGTG GTTTGCTACGTGTAAGAGTACAAGACTGGCTTTTGCAAAATCATCAAGTTACTCGTTCTGGTGGTATCCAGATGCAGCTTTTGGAAAGTCTCAATGAATTTCCAGAACGGTTTATTATTCATCAttgtttatttcaaaattttgacgaTGAAGACTTGGATGTGTGGGAATTTGAAGTGAGAAGATGGGCAAGAGTACTATTTCTTGTAATCAAGGAAGAACATCAATTAGCACCTTTAATGATG TTTATACAACAACATGGAACAAATATTCGTAAACAAAATAACCATTCAGAGTGGGTACCTGTGAAATTTCTCTCCCTTATATTGGGCTTAATTCAAGAGATCCAGGTAATGCAGAGGAGAAAACATGGGCCCAAAGTTCAAACCAAATTTGAAATTCAGCGACTGGAGACAGAGGAGCAATCAAGTGAGGCAGAAGCTTCAAACATTTACAATATGTTCACTGATTCTTTACTTCTTATACTG GAGGAACTTGTATCCTTTTGCAACTTGTCTTGTTCCATATTCTCATCTGGTTCTGATATAGAGGACAAGGTTCTGCCTAGTTCTGTGAGAGGAAAACTTGGTGGTCCTAGTCAACGAAGATTATCAATTTCCTTGACAACTGCTGTGTTGCAAGCT aCAATCTCCGTTAAAGCTGTTGCATATATCTATGCCTGGTGTGCACAACACAGAACCGGTATTCTATTAAATTCTGCCTTCACTGCTGTGTGGAAATTCTTCTGTAATACTATCACATCTCCAACTTGCAACTCTGAG AGTGAAGCTGAAGTACGTATTGCTGCATATGAAGCGTTAGCTCCTGCGTTGAAAGCACTTGTCTCTGTATTGGCTCCTCaaattttggtcctttttatgGAAAATAGCAAGTCGTTACAACCTGCAATAGAAGGTGAACCTTGGTTAGATACCTTGGTTCTTTCTTTTCTTCAGAATATCAATAATCTTCTTGCTGTTGGGTTTATGGTGCGCACTAGGCGGGCAGTTTTGCTTAATTGGAAG TGGGTTATCTTGGAATCTCTACTCTCAATTCCTTATTATAGTTTTGGGAGTAAGCTTCAGCAAGAGGATGGTAGCTTTTTTTTCTCTGATGCTGCTCTCATAAACATTTTTACTGATACTGTTGAGAG CCTTGAGAATGCTGGGGAGGGTTCTGTTTTACCCATCTTGAGGTCCATCAGATTGGCCTTGGAGCTATTTGCTTCACGAAGGTTGTCTTTGGTTGTTTCCAGATTCACTGGTGTAGATTCTCAG ATGATTTGGCGTTTGGTTCATTCTTCTTGGATATTGCATTCTAGCTGCAACAAGCGGAGGGTTGCACATATTGCTGCACTGTTATCTTCTGTCTTGCATCCATCCTTGTTTAGTGATGGGGACATGCATGATGCTGATAATGAACCTGGGCCCCTGAAATGG TTTGTTGAAAAGCTTCTGGAGGAGGGCACAAAAAGTCCCCGGACTATCCGTCTTGCAGCTTTACATTTGACAGGGCTCTTGCTATCAAATCCAACAACCATAAAATACTACATAAAAGAACTGAAGCTGCTAACACTCTATGGCTCTG TTGCTTTTGATGAGGATTTTGAAGCCGAGTTATCTGAAAACGATGATGCAAGAACTGAAGTTACATTATTGACTAAAATCCAAGATTCTGAGTTGACCGAG GCATTTATAAACACAGAGTTGTATGCACGCGTGTGTGTTGCTAATCTCTTCTACAAGCTTGCTGACTTGACCAATAGGTCGGGATCATCTACCGGAGACAAAGCATCCCAGTCAGCCCTTGAATCAGGAAAATTGTTTCTGCTTGAGCTTTTGGATACTGTG CTAAATGATAAGGAGCTTGCAAAAGAGTTGTATAAGAAGTATAGCGCG ATCCATAGGCGAAAAATACGTGCTTGGCAAATGATATGTGTTTTGTCACaatttgttgatgatgatatAGTTGAAGAAGTCACACAGTGCTTGCAAATAGCTCTCTAT AGAAACAACTTACCTTCTGTTCGCCAGTATTTGGAAACATTTGCAATTAATATTTACATGAAGTTTCCCTCTTTG GTTGCAGAGCAATTGGTTCCCTTATTACGAGATTATGACATGAGGCCACAG GCACTTTCTTCCTATGTCTTCATAGCAGCTAATGTGATCCTCCATGCTTCTAAGGACATTCAACTCAGGCATTTGGATGAACTACTTCCTCCCATACTTCCGTTACTAACATCACATCATCATAGCTTACGTGGCTTTACTCAG GTTTTGTTACACCAAGTACTttgcaatttttttccatcactggATTCTAAAAGTTCTGAATTCATACCTTTGGAAAAAAGGTGCTTTGAGGATTTGAAATTGTACCTGGCAAAGAATTCTGATTGCATGCG CTTGCGAGCTTCAATGGAAGGCTATCTGGATGCTTATAATCCCAAAACCTGTGTTACTCCTGCTGGAATTTTTGTTAGTCGGGTAGAg GAAATCGGGTTTGAATGTGTTCCAACATCTCTCATGGAACAAGTGATCAACTTTCTGAAT GATGTGAGGGAAGACCTGAGATGTTCGATGGCGAAGGATATTGTCACAATCAAGAATGAGAGTCTAAATATGGCTGCAGGTTCTGGATCGACTGAAGAAGTATCTAGCGCTTGTGAAGAGAAATTGGAGTTGCCTAAAGATGCTCATTTGGACTTCCAGAAAAAGATTACTTTCTCTAAACATGAGAAGCCAGACTTGGGTTCCAGTTCCTTATTGTGCAAGGGAGAAGTGTACAAGCAACTTCTTG AAATGGAAAAGGAAGATGATCTTCTTGATCAGTTGTGGAAGTCTAGAAGCTTGGCTATGGAGAGGATAAGAGGAAATCGGCAGCATATTATCCTAGTAGCATCATTGATTGATCGCATACCCAACCTTGCTGGATTGGCACGTACCTGTGAG GTTTTTAAAACACAGGGGTTAGCTGTTGCAGATGCAAAAATAGTACAGGACAAACAGTTTCAACTCATCAG TGTGACAGCAGAGAAATGGGTTCCTGTTATAGAGGTCCCTGTAAATAGTGTGAAACAATTCTTGGAGAAAAAGAAGCGGGAAGGTTTTTCGATCTTGGGACTAGAGCAAACTGCAAACAGTGTACCTCTTGATCAGTATATCTATCCGAAAAAGACT GTGTTGGTTCTTGGGCGTGAAAAAGAGGGTATACCAGTGGATATAATCCATGTTTTGGATGCTTGCATCGAGATACCTCAGCTGGGAGTTGTTCGATCACTTAATGTACATGTGAGTGGAGCCATTGCTCTATGGGAGTATACTCGACAGCAACGATTGTGA